From one Acetomicrobium sp. S15 = DSM 107314 genomic stretch:
- a CDS encoding alanine racemase, with product MWVLYPKLLIYLDKIRKNASAVVSRCEARGISVAGVTKGLCGHPSVAQVMLEAGCKWVADSRLKNIQLMREAGVKGPFMLLRIPMACEIDCAVDLASVTLVSTVEAIELLERSCAVKRKSHGVIVMVDVGDLREGILPCEVESVGKSLKRCRWVAPLGVGTNVGCYGGVLPSPDNIGELVQVGHDLEGLLGCKLELFSGGSTSSLKLLEKEELPEEVNQLRVGEAILLGRDVTHGQLIPYLCQDTMLFEAQVIEVRSKPSAPKGELGADAFGNAPKWVDRGVRRRAIIAAGRQDVRPEGLFPTEKGIFVIGASSDHLLLDVEEAAVPVRWGDILSFYMDYGCMLAAATSQYVEKVIEE from the coding sequence GTGTGGGTCTTGTATCCCAAACTTTTGATTTATTTAGATAAGATAAGAAAAAACGCCAGTGCCGTGGTGTCACGATGCGAAGCCAGGGGAATAAGTGTGGCCGGCGTCACAAAAGGATTATGCGGTCATCCGAGCGTAGCGCAAGTTATGCTCGAAGCCGGTTGCAAGTGGGTTGCCGACAGCCGCCTAAAGAACATCCAGCTAATGAGAGAGGCCGGGGTGAAGGGGCCGTTTATGCTGCTTCGCATCCCTATGGCTTGTGAGATCGATTGCGCTGTCGATCTCGCCTCCGTGACGCTCGTTTCGACCGTGGAGGCAATAGAGCTGCTGGAGCGGTCATGTGCCGTGAAGAGGAAGAGCCACGGTGTGATCGTTATGGTCGATGTGGGGGATCTGAGAGAAGGGATTTTGCCCTGCGAAGTAGAAAGCGTAGGCAAAAGCTTAAAGAGGTGCCGGTGGGTCGCGCCTTTGGGCGTGGGGACGAACGTAGGATGCTACGGCGGCGTCCTTCCGTCGCCTGATAACATTGGGGAATTGGTGCAGGTGGGGCATGATCTTGAGGGACTTTTGGGGTGTAAACTCGAGCTTTTCTCGGGCGGTTCTACTTCATCCCTCAAGCTCTTAGAGAAGGAAGAGCTGCCAGAAGAGGTGAATCAACTCAGGGTAGGCGAAGCTATTCTGCTTGGCAGAGACGTCACGCATGGTCAACTAATTCCCTATCTGTGCCAGGATACGATGCTCTTTGAGGCGCAGGTTATAGAGGTTCGCTCGAAACCCAGTGCTCCCAAGGGCGAACTTGGGGCCGATGCTTTTGGCAACGCTCCCAAGTGGGTCGATCGGGGAGTGAGGAGGAGGGCCATAATTGCTGCGGGGCGTCAGGATGTGCGCCCTGAGGGTCTCTTTCCCACCGAAAAGGGGATCTTCGTGATTGGTGCTTCCAGCGATCATCTCCTGCTCGACGTAGAGGAAGCGGCTGTTCCGGTGCGGTGGGGAGATATCCTCTCTTTTTATATGGACTATGGGTGCATGTTGGCAGCGGCCACATCTCAGTATGTGGAGAAAGTTATAGAGGAATAG
- the cdaA gene encoding diadenylate cyclase CdaA, whose product MFGFLRWQDFLDIFIISFIIYKLLLLLVDTRAMQLVKGLFILGLLSVGARTLQLEALSWLLGRLFSVILIAIPIVFQPELRRMLAELGQGRIWRSRLAKERASILADEVVRALIFLQEKKIGAILVLQRKVGLRDIWRTAVRLNADISQELIVSIFWPNNPLHDGATIIDKEKVLAAACYLPLTEQTNLSRWFGTRHRAALGVTEVSDAVSLVVSEERGEIALAVRGHLSRGLKEKQLRQLLVHYFGAEERSEGFWERLKEEMGSLWLGSEEDGDEKED is encoded by the coding sequence ATGTTCGGTTTTCTGCGGTGGCAGGATTTTTTAGATATATTTATAATTTCTTTTATCATTTATAAATTGTTGCTTTTGCTCGTAGATACGCGGGCTATGCAGCTCGTGAAAGGGCTTTTTATATTGGGGCTACTCTCTGTGGGTGCGAGGACTTTGCAGCTGGAGGCCCTGTCATGGCTCTTGGGAAGACTCTTCAGCGTCATATTGATCGCTATCCCTATAGTCTTTCAGCCCGAGTTGCGCCGTATGCTGGCAGAGTTGGGACAGGGTAGGATATGGCGGAGCAGGCTTGCAAAAGAAAGAGCCAGCATTTTGGCAGATGAGGTGGTGCGCGCCCTTATCTTTCTCCAAGAGAAAAAAATCGGGGCCATTCTCGTGCTGCAGCGCAAGGTGGGCTTGCGCGATATTTGGCGCACCGCTGTCAGGCTTAATGCCGATATTTCCCAGGAGCTCATCGTCTCTATATTCTGGCCCAATAATCCGCTCCACGATGGCGCGACTATTATAGATAAAGAAAAGGTTTTAGCAGCAGCTTGTTATCTGCCGCTCACCGAACAGACGAACCTCTCAAGATGGTTTGGGACAAGGCATCGTGCCGCCCTCGGCGTTACGGAGGTTTCCGATGCGGTATCTTTGGTCGTGTCAGAGGAGCGAGGGGAAATTGCGCTTGCCGTGCGAGGGCATCTCTCAAGAGGCCTTAAGGAAAAGCAGCTCAGACAGTTATTGGTGCATTATTTTGGAGCGGAAGAACGTTCGGAAGGTTTCTGGGAACGACTGAAAGAGGAAATGGGCTCTCTTTGGCTCGGCAGCGAGGAGGATGGCGATGAAAAGGAGGATTGA
- a CDS encoding CdaR family protein produces MKRRIDDLMSSSLFLKIVSVALAIFLWMYASGDRNKEKTFFVPVEYRNVPEGIEVTAQTEEVEVQVSAPPALLSSLNARDIICEVDLRGLKNPSRHRLPIKISLPPGFSVVSVKPSYIEVELHRVVERVMSIEVEIANIPEGYIVHSVNAVPDKVVVKGREELITKVTGAVVRLPWEKVSSGESARASVELKAQGEIPSGLSIDPSWVNISVSAEKGFPRKEVPVEVQLRGAPDPDFTVESIVVVPGRVTLEGPSNVLSGITSVKTAPVSVEGLSKSEERTVTLEIPKGVSLQGEGRVKVKIELRERTVSRTFFDIPVKIAGKGIYSKWRLDPDRVNIVLEGPPSVIEKLNPKELPIEVYVDTSNVVSKQISTAPKVRLQGVNVRVLKIEPPQVMLYADD; encoded by the coding sequence ATGAAAAGGAGGATTGACGATCTCATGTCGTCGAGTTTGTTCCTCAAAATCGTATCCGTAGCCCTCGCTATATTTTTGTGGATGTACGCCTCCGGCGATCGCAACAAGGAGAAAACGTTTTTCGTGCCGGTGGAATACAGGAATGTGCCGGAAGGGATAGAGGTTACAGCTCAAACGGAAGAAGTAGAGGTTCAGGTCTCCGCGCCGCCTGCCCTCCTGAGTTCTCTTAATGCCAGGGACATCATATGCGAGGTTGATCTGAGAGGCTTGAAGAACCCCTCAAGACATCGATTGCCTATCAAAATTTCCCTTCCGCCTGGTTTTTCCGTCGTTTCAGTGAAGCCGTCTTATATCGAAGTCGAATTGCATAGAGTGGTTGAGCGCGTGATGTCGATAGAGGTAGAGATAGCGAATATACCGGAAGGGTATATCGTTCATTCAGTCAACGCGGTTCCAGACAAGGTCGTGGTCAAGGGCCGGGAGGAATTGATCACCAAGGTGACCGGCGCCGTCGTGCGCTTGCCATGGGAGAAGGTTTCATCTGGAGAGAGCGCGAGGGCCTCTGTAGAGCTCAAAGCGCAAGGCGAAATTCCTTCAGGTTTAAGCATAGATCCGTCATGGGTAAACATATCCGTGTCTGCGGAGAAGGGCTTCCCCAGAAAAGAGGTGCCTGTAGAGGTGCAACTGCGCGGAGCGCCTGATCCAGATTTCACCGTGGAATCTATTGTCGTAGTTCCGGGGAGGGTAACATTGGAGGGCCCTTCCAATGTGCTCAGTGGAATCACAAGCGTAAAAACTGCCCCCGTTTCCGTAGAAGGATTAAGCAAGTCCGAGGAGAGAACTGTAACGCTGGAGATTCCGAAGGGGGTGTCTCTACAGGGTGAAGGACGAGTGAAAGTGAAGATCGAGTTGCGAGAACGCACGGTCAGCCGAACCTTTTTCGATATACCTGTTAAAATAGCGGGCAAGGGGATATATTCAAAGTGGCGATTGGATCCCGATCGGGTAAATATTGTCCTGGAGGGTCCACCCTCTGTGATAGAGAAGCTAAATCCGAAAGAACTGCCGATCGAGGTCTATGTTGATACAAGCAATGTCGTCTCTAAGCAGATATCGACAGCTCCAAAAGTGCGTCTCCAGGGTGTAAACGTGCGAGTTCTAAAGATAGAACCGCCGCAAGTCATGCTTTATGCCGATGATTGA
- the glmM gene encoding phosphoglucosamine mutase, producing MRTLSNKVRCLFGTDGVRDVANRGVMTPEVVLRIARAHVLFLAERGAPRPKIVVGRDTRRSSPMLEAALFAGFTSAGADVYALGVIPTPGVGFAVRAVGANGGAVVSASHNPAEYNGVKLFDSGGVKLRDDDEAAIEEYLSDNLLDEWRPTGASIGVVDEKSSFIESYVHFLKGLMGERKPKLRKVIVDCAHGATTVIAKNVLDILGDEVFFVGTDPTGVNINEGVGVMHMEHLKGWVQREGADLGIAFDGDGDRVLFVDRKGQVLDGDIVLWVLARWLKKEGRLGSGVVATVMSNMALEELLAEDGIPCFRAPVGDRYVFEVMECEKALLGGEQSGHVIVRSYGAIGDGIGTALLFLRACDSLGEEVESLADRFRRYPQLLKNVRVCDKHFILSQDAVRDKIKEAESLLKGKGRIFVRPSGTEPMVRILLEARDLDLVSLADELARCIEEVDAKLNAK from the coding sequence ATGAGGACATTGTCGAACAAGGTGCGTTGCCTCTTTGGGACGGATGGCGTTAGGGATGTAGCCAACAGAGGGGTCATGACGCCAGAGGTGGTCCTTCGCATAGCCAGAGCCCACGTGCTATTCCTTGCCGAGAGAGGGGCACCTCGCCCTAAGATTGTGGTAGGGCGCGATACGCGCCGTTCGAGCCCTATGCTCGAGGCAGCGCTATTTGCCGGCTTTACCTCGGCTGGAGCAGATGTTTATGCCCTTGGAGTTATTCCTACCCCTGGAGTGGGCTTTGCTGTTAGGGCAGTCGGCGCCAACGGGGGTGCTGTAGTGAGCGCGTCTCATAATCCAGCCGAATACAACGGCGTTAAGCTTTTCGACAGCGGCGGCGTCAAATTGCGCGACGACGACGAGGCCGCTATCGAGGAGTATTTGAGTGACAATCTCCTCGATGAATGGCGACCCACTGGTGCTTCCATAGGTGTTGTCGATGAGAAATCTTCGTTCATCGAAAGTTATGTCCATTTCTTAAAAGGATTAATGGGTGAGCGGAAACCCAAGTTGCGCAAAGTAATCGTAGATTGCGCCCATGGTGCCACCACTGTTATAGCAAAAAATGTCTTGGATATATTGGGCGATGAAGTGTTTTTCGTAGGGACAGATCCTACCGGCGTGAACATCAATGAAGGTGTGGGCGTTATGCACATGGAACACCTGAAAGGATGGGTACAAAGAGAGGGCGCCGACTTGGGGATCGCCTTTGACGGTGACGGTGACAGAGTACTCTTCGTCGATCGGAAGGGTCAAGTCTTAGACGGAGACATAGTATTATGGGTGCTTGCCCGATGGCTAAAGAAGGAAGGACGTTTGGGTTCGGGCGTCGTAGCTACTGTTATGAGTAATATGGCTCTTGAAGAACTATTGGCCGAAGATGGCATTCCCTGTTTCCGCGCTCCCGTCGGAGATCGTTACGTATTCGAGGTCATGGAGTGCGAGAAAGCCCTTTTGGGCGGCGAGCAATCTGGCCACGTCATCGTGCGCAGCTATGGAGCGATCGGCGATGGCATAGGCACGGCCTTGTTATTTTTAAGGGCGTGCGATTCGCTGGGCGAAGAAGTCGAGAGTTTGGCAGATCGCTTTCGTCGCTACCCTCAACTCTTGAAGAACGTCCGCGTATGTGATAAGCACTTTATCCTATCGCAGGATGCCGTACGAGATAAGATAAAAGAGGCGGAATCATTACTCAAGGGCAAAGGGAGGATATTCGTTCGCCCCTCTGGAACGGAACCGATGGTGCGCATACTCTTGGAGGCGCGCGATCTGGATCTCGTGTCGTTGGCCGATGAACTAGCTCGTTGTATCGAAGAAGTTGACGCTAAGTTGAACGCGAAGTAG
- the galU gene encoding UTP--glucose-1-phosphate uridylyltransferase GalU, with protein MGSITKCLFPAAGLGTRFLPATKEIPKEMLPLIDRPIIHYGVEEAVNSGCSDVVFVTGRGKRAIEDYFDRSIELENILLERGQKELYDMVVAVSEMARFAYVRQSEPLGLGHAVLCGEQFCESGFFGVILPDDVMIADTPVLRQLVELHERLGGSVVALEEVSPGEVSRYGIARVEPQEDGVYRILDLIEKPSLNEAPSRLAVVGRYLLSPRIFHHLHNLRPGSGGELQLTDAIKSLLGEEVVWGLRYNGLRLDCGTKEGWFKATVTMALENGTLREALFSLLRQRGLMDV; from the coding sequence ATGGGGTCCATTACGAAATGTTTATTTCCTGCCGCTGGCTTGGGGACGCGTTTCTTGCCGGCAACTAAGGAGATTCCGAAGGAGATGCTGCCTCTCATAGATCGCCCCATCATTCATTACGGCGTCGAGGAGGCTGTAAACTCTGGCTGTTCAGATGTTGTATTCGTGACCGGTCGCGGCAAACGAGCCATTGAAGATTACTTTGATAGATCAATAGAATTGGAAAACATACTCTTAGAACGCGGTCAGAAGGAACTCTACGATATGGTTGTGGCTGTGAGCGAGATGGCGCGCTTCGCCTATGTTCGCCAGTCGGAACCTTTAGGTTTGGGACATGCGGTGCTCTGCGGTGAGCAATTTTGCGAGAGCGGGTTTTTTGGCGTCATCCTGCCCGATGACGTCATGATTGCGGATACGCCTGTGTTGCGTCAACTTGTAGAGCTTCACGAAAGGCTTGGTGGGTCGGTCGTCGCTTTGGAGGAAGTGTCGCCCGGAGAGGTATCTCGTTATGGCATAGCGAGAGTTGAACCTCAAGAAGACGGAGTCTATCGCATCCTCGATCTCATTGAGAAACCTTCTCTTAATGAGGCTCCAAGCCGTTTGGCAGTGGTAGGTCGTTACCTGCTATCGCCCAGGATATTTCATCACCTACACAACCTTCGTCCGGGCTCCGGCGGTGAACTACAGCTTACAGATGCCATAAAGTCACTTCTCGGCGAGGAGGTAGTGTGGGGGCTGCGGTATAATGGATTGCGCCTCGATTGCGGCACAAAGGAGGGATGGTTTAAGGCCACAGTCACGATGGCGCTCGAGAACGGCACGCTTAGGGAGGCGTTGTTTTCTCTTTTGAGACAAAGGGGGTTGATGGACGTGTAG